Genomic DNA from Catellatospora sp. TT07R-123:
CCACCACGTCGTCCGTGTGGCAGCGGGCGAACAGGCCGTGCCAGTCGGCACCGTTCCACGCCTGGAAATCGAGCTCGTCCATACCGGCCAGGTGCCGGGTCACCGCCTCGTCCGCCACGGTCGAGCCTCCTCGCGCCGATGATCGATAACCGATGGTCTCCACCGGATCTGATGCTAAACGGCGCGTAGGAGGCTCTATCCCGGTTTCCGCGCATCGGCTCACAGGACGGGCGTGCCGGAGCTCCGCGCGTGGGCGAGGTAGATCTCGGCGACGCGCCTGGTCACCGGGCCGATGCCGCCCTCACCGATGGTACGGCCGTCGATCACGGTCACCCCGGCGATCTCGCCCATGGTGCCGGTGCAGAACACCTCGTCGGCGGCGTACATCTCGGCCAGGGAGATGTCGCGCTCGACCGCCTCGATGCCGTGCTGCGCGGCCAGGGCCAGCACGGTCAGCCGGGTGATGCCCTCGGGGCAGGCCACGGTACGCGGGGTGGCCAGCGCCCCGCCGACCACGGCGAACAGGTGGGTCGCGTTGGTCTCGGCGACGAAGCCGCGGCCGTCGAGCATGAGCGCGTCGTCGGCGCCCGCGACGGTCGCCTCCATCTTGGCCAGGATCGAGTTGATCAGGTTGTTGTGGTGGATCTTCGGGTCCAGCACGTCGGGGCCGGGGCGGCGGACGCTGGAGGTGGCCAGGGTCAGGCCGGTGGTGTCGTACACGGGCGGCTTGTGCTCCGCCAGCACGATCAGCGTGCAGCCGGACTGGTTGAGCCGCGGGTCCATGCCGCTGGTGACCTTCACGCCGCGGGTGAGGGTGAGCCGGATGTGCACGCCGTCGGTCATGGCGTTGGCGTGCAGGGTCTCGGTCAGCGCGTCGGTGATCTCCTTGTCCGACGGGACGGCGGCGAAGCCGAGCGCGGCCGCCGAGCGCCGCAGCCGGGCCAGGTGGGCGTCGAGCCCGAAGACCTTCCCCTGGTACAGCCGCAGCCCCTCCCAGACCGCGTCGCCGCCCTGGACCACCGAGTCGAACGGGGAGATCCCGGGCTCGTCGCGGTGCCGCAGCACCCCGTTCACCCAGTACTTCACATCGGCGTTGCGCTGGTCGTAGCGCTGCAGCATGGTGTCTCCTCCGTCGGTGGCGCCTGGTCCGCAGGTGACGCTATCTGCTTCCCACTCCTCGGCGAACAGCAGCGCGCGGGGCACCCCTGTGACATCTCCTCGACGCCCTGCCGGGCGGTACGGGGCGGCACGGCGGTTCCCTCGGGTGCCCCTCGATCTACCCTTGCGAGTCCCTTGCGGACCTTCTGGAGCCGGTATGAGCGGCTCTAGCTTTCGCTTCGGGCCCGTCGCCGGACGTTCACCGCCCGGCAACCAACCCCGACTCGCGGGCCCGGAAGAGGAACACACCATGTCACGCAGAGCAATCGTGGCCGCGGCCGCCACGGTGGCGACGGCGCTCGGCGCCGTCGGCATCGGGCTGGCGCAGGCGCACGCGAACACCGGCACCGGTGTCACGGCGGGGATCAGCCAGGTCCGGCTGGACCCGGCGGCGCGGGAGCGGCAGCTGCGCCAGGCCGGCGCCGAGGCGACCTCCATCGCCAAGCAGCTGGGCCTGAGCGCCGCCGAGCGGCTGGTGCCCAAGGACGTGGTCGTCGACTCCGACGGCAGCCGCCACCTGCGCTTCGAGCGCACGTACGCCGGGCTGCCGGTGGTCGGCGGCGACCTGGTGGTGCACCTGGCCCCCGGCGGCGGCCTGGCCGCCTCGGACTGGGCGGCGGGCACGCGGGGCGCGATCACGCTGGCCACGACCACCCCGAAGCTGACCCGTCAGCAGGCCGCCGCGGCCGCCCCCGGGCACGCCCGACACGCCCGCAAGCCGAGGGCCGCGACGCCCGACCTGGTCGTGTACGCGACCCTGAGCGCGCCGGTGCTGGCCTACCGCACCACCGTCGAGGGCACCGACACCGCGGGCGACCTGGCCCGCGAGGCGGTCATCACCGACGCCGCCTCCGGCGCCGTGCTCGGCGGCTACGACCTGATCCACGAGGTGCAGGGCACCGGCAACAGCCTGCTCGTCGGCCAGGTCAGCCTCGACACCACGCTGTCGGGCGGCTCGTACTCGATGACCGACCCGGTGCGCGGCAACACGAAGATCTACGACGCGCACGGGGCGTCGGACAGCAACCCCTCGCAGGGGGCGACGCTCTACACCGACAGCGACAACGTGTGGGGCAACGGGGCCAAGACCGACCGGGCCACGGTCGGCGTGGACGTCAACTACGGCCTGTCCAAGACCTGGGACTACTACAACGCGACGTTCGGCCGGGCGGGCATCCGGGGCGACGGCGTCGGCGCCAAGGCGTACGCGCACGTGGGCACCAACCTGCTCAACGCGTACTGGCAGGACAGCTGCTTCTGCATGGTGTTCGGCGACGGCAACTCCAGCAACCAGACCACCCCGGTGGCCTCGCTGGACGTGGCCGGCCACGAGCTGACCCACGGCGTCACCTCCAACACCGCCGGGCTGGTCTACAGCGGCGAGTCCGGTGGCCTCAACGAGTCCACCTCCGACATCTTCGGCACCGTGGTGGAGTTCTACACCGCCAACAGCAGCGACCCGGGCGACTACTACATCGGCGAGAAGATCAACTGGAACTCCGGCAACGCCGGGGCGCTGCGCCGCATGGACGACCCGACGCTGGACGGCAACAGCAAGGGCTGCTGGTACTCCGGCGTCGGCAACCTCGACGTGCACTACTCCTCCGGCATCGGCAACCACTTCTTCTACCTGCTGTCGGAGGGCAGCGGCAGCAAGACCATCGGGGGCCGCGCGCACAACGGCGTCACCTGCAACAGCTCCACCGTGGCGGGCATCGGGCGGGACAAGGCCGCGCGGATCTGGTACCGGGCACTGACCACGTACATGACGTCCAACACCAACTACGCCGCGGCCCGCACCGCGTCGCTGAACGCCGCCAAGGACCTCTACGGCGCGAGCAGCGTCGAGTACTGGCAGGTCTCGGTCGCGTGGGCGGCGTGCAGCGTCGGCACCGCGCTGCCCTCGCCCACCACCAGCCCGACCGCCTCCCCGTCGGCCTCGCCGTCGGCGCCCTCGTCGCCGTCGCCGTCCCCGAGCACCCCGCCGACCTCGCCGAGCCCGTCGCCGACCGGCAACCCGGGCACGAACGTGATCGTCAACGGTGACTTCGAGGCGGGCCAGACCGGCTGGAGCGGTTCGCCGGTCGTCAACACCAACGCCACCTACGCCCACAGCGGGACCCGGTACGCCTGGATCCTCGGCAACGGCTTCGCCGCCACCGAGTACATCACCCAGAACGTGACCGTCCCGACGACCGGCACCGCGACGCTGTCGTTCTACCTGGACATCACCACGCAGGAGTGGGAGGCCCTGGCCTACGACACCATGCAGGTCCAGATCAACGGCGTGGCCAAGCTGACCTACTCGAACCTCAACGCCGGCGGCGGCTACCAGCTGCGCACCCTGGACCTGTCCGCCTACCGCGGGCAGACCGTCACGCTGCGCTTCACCGGCACCGAGGACTCGAACCTGGCCACCACCTTCCGGGTCGACGACGTGTCGCTGAACTGAGCCTGAACACCGTCCCCACCGGACCGCTCCCCGCACCTGGCTCAGTGCGGGGAGCACCGCCGTCTCTAAGGGCCTCGCGCGAATCGGTTGCACGCGCAACACTGTCCGGTGATGGACTCAGGCGCGATGCTGGGCCGAAGCGAGGAGCAGGAGCAATGCTGGGCGCAGCTGCGCACCGGCGGGAGCGTCCTGCTGCGCGGGCCTGGTGGAATCGGTAAATCGACGCTGCTGGCGGCGCTGGCGGCGCTGGCCGCGCACGCGGGTGAGCTGGTGCTGCGCGCCTGCCCCACGGCGGCCGAACGCGAGCTGCCGTACCTGGCGCTGATCGACCTCTTCGGCGCGGTGCTGCCGCAGCTGTCCGCGCTGCCGCAGCACCTGCGCGAAGCCCTCGACAGCGCGCTGCTGCGGGCCGCGCCGCCGACCGGGCGGGCCACCGACCAGCTGGCCATCCGGGTCGCGGTCGTGGAGGGGCTGCGGCTGCTGGCCGCCGAGCGGCCGGTGCTGCTGGTGCTGGACGACTCGCAGTTCCTCGACGAGGCCAGCGCCGAGGTGCTGGCCTTCGCCGCCCGGCGGCTGGCGGGCACCCCGGTCCGGGTGCTGGCCGCCGAGCTGGTCGACGAGGGCGCTGTCGCCGACAGCGCCCGGTTCTGCCCCGCGCCGCTGCTGGAGCTGGAGGTCAGCGCCCTGCCGTCGGCGGCGCTGCGCCGCCTGCTGGCCGACCGGATGGCCCAGCCGCTGCCCGCCGTGGCCGCCGACCGGGTCTGCGCGGCCAGCGGCGGCAACCCGCTGTTCGCCCTGGAGCTGGCGCGGGCGGCGCTGCACGCGCGGGCGGGCGAGAGCCCCGACGACCCGCTGCCGGTGCCGCAGCGGCTGCGGGCGCTGCTGGCCGAGCGGCTGGCCGCGCTGCCCGCCGCCGCCGGACCGGCGCTGCTGCTGGTCGCCACGGGCGCCAAGCCGGGCCGGGAGATGCTGCCCGACAACGACCCCGGCCTGGCCGCCGCGCTGGCCGCGGGCATCCTGGCCGTCGAGCCGGACGGGGTGCTGCGCTTCAGCCACCCGCTGCTGGCCGAACTCGTGTACGGCGACGCCTCCCCGCGCGCCCGCCGCACCGCCCACGCCCGCCTCGCCGCGCTGGTGGAAGACCCGGTCGAGTCGGCCCGCCACCGCGCGCTGGCCGCGGCCCGCCCCGACGAGGCGCTGGCCGAGCAGCTGGTCGCGGCGGCCCGGATCGCCCGCGACCGGGGCGCCCCCGCGACCGCGGCGACCCTGTGCCGCCTGGCCGCCGCGCGCAGCCCCGATCCGGACCGGTCGGCGCGGCGCCTGCTGGCCTGCGCCGAGCACGCGGCCGCCGCCGGACTGACCGAGCAGGCCCGTGCCACCTGCGCGGCGGTGCTGCGCCGCACCGACCGCACCGCCCGGGTCGGTGCCCGGCTGCTGCTGGCCGACCTGCTGACCGGCACCCCGGACGCGATCCGGGTGGTGCTGGACGCGGCAGCGCCCGACGCCGAGGGCGACCCGCTGCTGATGGGCCTGCTGCACGCGATGCGCGCCGACGTGCTGGCCCGGGACAAGGGGGTGGCCGTGGCCACGCCCGAGGTCGACGAGGCCGAGCGGCTGGCCCGCAAGTCCGGCGACGCCGACCTGCTGCTGGAGGTGATGGCGCACCGGTTGCAGGTGGAGATGCAGGGCGACACCGGCGGCGAGCTGCCCGCGCTGGCCGAGGCGCTGCCGCTGGCGCAGGCGCTGCCGCTGCACAAGGCGTCGGTGTGGGTGCGGATGGGGTACGCGATCGTGCAGATGCGCCGGGGCGACATGGGCGCGGCGGTCGAGGCCGCCCGCCGGTTCACGGCCGACGCCGAGCGTGCCGGGCGCACCCGCGACCTGGCCCGCACCCTGTACACGGCGTCGTCGATCTACCACCGGGCCGGCCTGTGCGCCGAGGCGGGCGAGGCGGGGCGGCTGTGCGCGCTGCTGTGGCGCGAGGTGGACCTGCCGCCGACCGGCGCCCTGGTCATGGCCGGGGCGGCCGAGCTGAACAACGGCACGGTCGAGCAGGCGGCGGCGCACCTGGCCGACGCGGTGGTGCTCGGCGGGTCCATGGCCGACCGCGAGTGGGAGGCGTACGCGCTGATCTTCCTGGGCCGCTGCGACCTGCTGCGCCGCGACGCCGCGACGGCCGCGCGCAACCTGGAGCGGGGCCGCCAGCTGCTGGCCGAGCTGGGCTACCACGACCCGACCATGATCCTGGTCGACGCGGACCTGGCCGAGGCGCTGGCGCTGGCGGGCGAGGCCGCGCGGGCCCGCGAGCTGCTGGCCGTGGCGCGGGCCGCCGCGCTGCGGCAGAACCGCACCGTGGTGCTGCTCGGGCTGGACCGGGTGGAGGCGCTGCTGGACGGGCTGTCCGGCGACGCCCGGCAGGCCGCCGACCGGCTGCGGGCGCTGATGGCGGCGCCGCACCCGTACCCGCTGGAGCGGCTGCGGTGCGCGCTGGTGCTGGCGGCGCTGGAGCGGCGGGCCCGGCGGCGCGGTGCCGCTCGGGCCGCCCTGACCGAGGCCCTCGACGGGTACGAGCAGGCCGGGTGCGCCCCGTACATCCGGTTCGCCCGGCAGGAGCTGGCGCGGCTGGACGCGGGCGAGACCGATCTGAGCGACGCCGACCGGCGGCTGCTGGAGCTGCTGCGCTCGGGTGCCACGAACCGGGCCATCGCCGGGGCGATGCACCTGTCGGTCAAGGCCGTCGAGGCGAACCTGACCCGGCTGTACCGGCGCTATGGCGTCCCCAACCGGGCCGCACTACTACGGGTGACCGACTGAGCGCTGAGCGTGCCAAAATAGGGCCGTCCGGTGGCGGACTGCCGCTAGACCATCCACTCTGGATACATGACCTCGTTCTCGCTGCGTGCCGCCGCGCTGGAACCGCCCGTGCCGCTGCGCCTGCACCCCGCCTCCGAGCAGGCGGACCAGGCCGCACGCGACTTCCTCTACCGGCACGGCATCGTCGACCCGGCGCGGGGCGACGGCTACCTGGTCGAGACCGACTTCGGGGCCATGGTCGGCTGCATGTACCCCGACGCCGACCCGGCGGTGCTGCCGCTGCTCGCCCAGTGGATGGCCCTGTGGTCCATCGCCGACGACCAGTTCGAAGCACTCGCCCCGCGCATGACCGGCACCGCCCTGGCCGCCGTCTGCGAGCGCATCGCCGGGTTCCTCACCCCCGCCGGAGCCGCACCCGACCCCAGCCGCATCGGCACCGCGTTCGGCCACGTCTGGCAGGCCGTCGCGCAGCGGACCTCGGCCGCCTGGCAGGCGCGCTTCCGGGACGCGTGGCGCGACCACGTCGACGGCTGCCGGTGGGAGGCCGAGCAGGTCCGCGCGGGCCGCGTGCCCACGCTCGCCGAATACCTGCGCCAGCGGCCGCGCTACCTCGGCGCCCACATCGCGGTCGTGCTCACCGAGGCCGCGCACGGCGTCGAGCTGCCCGGCCGGTTCGACCGCGACCCGCTGCTGCGCCGGGCCGTCGACGCCGGCATCGAGCTGATCGCCATCTCCAACGACCTGCTGTCGGCCGAGGTCGAACTCGGGCAGGGCAGCATGCTGAATC
This window encodes:
- a CDS encoding aminotransferase class IV, producing MLQRYDQRNADVKYWVNGVLRHRDEPGISPFDSVVQGGDAVWEGLRLYQGKVFGLDAHLARLRRSAAALGFAAVPSDKEITDALTETLHANAMTDGVHIRLTLTRGVKVTSGMDPRLNQSGCTLIVLAEHKPPVYDTTGLTLATSSVRRPGPDVLDPKIHHNNLINSILAKMEATVAGADDALMLDGRGFVAETNATHLFAVVGGALATPRTVACPEGITRLTVLALAAQHGIEAVERDISLAEMYAADEVFCTGTMGEIAGVTVIDGRTIGEGGIGPVTRRVAEIYLAHARSSGTPVL
- a CDS encoding M4 family metallopeptidase, coding for MSRRAIVAAAATVATALGAVGIGLAQAHANTGTGVTAGISQVRLDPAARERQLRQAGAEATSIAKQLGLSAAERLVPKDVVVDSDGSRHLRFERTYAGLPVVGGDLVVHLAPGGGLAASDWAAGTRGAITLATTTPKLTRQQAAAAAPGHARHARKPRAATPDLVVYATLSAPVLAYRTTVEGTDTAGDLAREAVITDAASGAVLGGYDLIHEVQGTGNSLLVGQVSLDTTLSGGSYSMTDPVRGNTKIYDAHGASDSNPSQGATLYTDSDNVWGNGAKTDRATVGVDVNYGLSKTWDYYNATFGRAGIRGDGVGAKAYAHVGTNLLNAYWQDSCFCMVFGDGNSSNQTTPVASLDVAGHELTHGVTSNTAGLVYSGESGGLNESTSDIFGTVVEFYTANSSDPGDYYIGEKINWNSGNAGALRRMDDPTLDGNSKGCWYSGVGNLDVHYSSGIGNHFFYLLSEGSGSKTIGGRAHNGVTCNSSTVAGIGRDKAARIWYRALTTYMTSNTNYAAARTASLNAAKDLYGASSVEYWQVSVAWAACSVGTALPSPTTSPTASPSASPSAPSSPSPSPSTPPTSPSPSPTGNPGTNVIVNGDFEAGQTGWSGSPVVNTNATYAHSGTRYAWILGNGFAATEYITQNVTVPTTGTATLSFYLDITTQEWEALAYDTMQVQINGVAKLTYSNLNAGGGYQLRTLDLSAYRGQTVTLRFTGTEDSNLATTFRVDDVSLN
- a CDS encoding AAA family ATPase: MDSGAMLGRSEEQEQCWAQLRTGGSVLLRGPGGIGKSTLLAALAALAAHAGELVLRACPTAAERELPYLALIDLFGAVLPQLSALPQHLREALDSALLRAAPPTGRATDQLAIRVAVVEGLRLLAAERPVLLVLDDSQFLDEASAEVLAFAARRLAGTPVRVLAAELVDEGAVADSARFCPAPLLELEVSALPSAALRRLLADRMAQPLPAVAADRVCAASGGNPLFALELARAALHARAGESPDDPLPVPQRLRALLAERLAALPAAAGPALLLVATGAKPGREMLPDNDPGLAAALAAGILAVEPDGVLRFSHPLLAELVYGDASPRARRTAHARLAALVEDPVESARHRALAAARPDEALAEQLVAAARIARDRGAPATAATLCRLAAARSPDPDRSARRLLACAEHAAAAGLTEQARATCAAVLRRTDRTARVGARLLLADLLTGTPDAIRVVLDAAAPDAEGDPLLMGLLHAMRADVLARDKGVAVATPEVDEAERLARKSGDADLLLEVMAHRLQVEMQGDTGGELPALAEALPLAQALPLHKASVWVRMGYAIVQMRRGDMGAAVEAARRFTADAERAGRTRDLARTLYTASSIYHRAGLCAEAGEAGRLCALLWREVDLPPTGALVMAGAAELNNGTVEQAAAHLADAVVLGGSMADREWEAYALIFLGRCDLLRRDAATAARNLERGRQLLAELGYHDPTMILVDADLAEALALAGEAARARELLAVARAAALRQNRTVVLLGLDRVEALLDGLSGDARQAADRLRALMAAPHPYPLERLRCALVLAALERRARRRGAARAALTEALDGYEQAGCAPYIRFARQELARLDAGETDLSDADRRLLELLRSGATNRAIAGAMHLSVKAVEANLTRLYRRYGVPNRAALLRVTD